From Pontibacter actiniarum, a single genomic window includes:
- a CDS encoding TetR/AcrR family transcriptional regulator, with product MVLSETILARLLQVFRREGIERYTEEELAQQVGVQKHDLEELFADKADMVRKVVAYDFKEQEKQDELLLQKAANPVEEIILLLQNGIQELKTVNPAYIADLQQHYPEVWQLCLERLGTYNYHLNLNVINKGILQGYFRKDINLQLVVKIILEQFNMLINPTIFPPERYELGEVFRSVYLYYVRGICTEQGGKLAEEYFSRNNI from the coding sequence ATGGTTTTATCAGAAACGATTTTAGCCCGGCTTCTTCAGGTCTTCAGGCGCGAAGGCATTGAGCGGTACACTGAGGAAGAGCTGGCGCAGCAGGTAGGGGTGCAAAAGCATGATTTAGAGGAGTTGTTCGCGGACAAGGCAGACATGGTGCGGAAGGTGGTGGCATACGACTTTAAGGAGCAGGAGAAGCAAGACGAGCTGCTGCTGCAAAAGGCTGCAAACCCTGTAGAGGAGATTATCCTGCTCCTGCAGAACGGCATCCAGGAGCTGAAGACCGTCAACCCGGCCTACATCGCCGACCTGCAGCAGCATTACCCGGAGGTGTGGCAGCTGTGCCTGGAGCGCCTCGGCACCTATAACTATCACCTGAACCTCAACGTCATCAACAAAGGCATCCTGCAGGGCTACTTCCGGAAGGATATTAACCTGCAGCTGGTGGTCAAGATCATATTGGAGCAGTTTAACATGCTCATTAACCCAACGATTTTCCCGCCGGAGCGCTATGAGCTGGGCGAGGTGTTCCGAAGCGTGTACCTGTACTACGTGCGGGGCATCTGCACGGAGCAGGGCGGTAAGCTGGCCGAGGAGTACTTCTCCAGAAATAACATCTAA
- a CDS encoding thioredoxin family protein, translating to MAVIKATDDDFNQVLSSNQKVVVKYYADWCGNCRLFSPKFKRMSDDEAFTNIAFVDVNAETSPEARKLANVTNLPYFAIFKDGQLVDSVAASKEDAVRELIHKLDA from the coding sequence ATGGCTGTTATTAAAGCAACTGATGACGATTTTAACCAAGTACTAAGTTCAAACCAAAAGGTAGTGGTGAAGTACTATGCAGACTGGTGCGGTAACTGCCGTTTGTTCTCGCCTAAGTTCAAGCGCATGTCTGACGATGAAGCCTTTACGAACATCGCTTTTGTGGACGTGAACGCGGAGACAAGCCCGGAGGCGCGCAAGCTGGCCAATGTGACCAACCTGCCTTACTTCGCCATTTTCAAAGACGGCCAGTTGGTAGACTCTGTGGCTGCCAGCAAAGAGGACGCCGTTCGTGAACTGATCCATAAACTTGACGCCTAG
- a CDS encoding SRPBCC family protein gives MQLHLRTYVGQDYLQVFNAFDEQLFRKLSPPYPKLKLLRFDGSAPDDVVDVELQAGFKSFRWTSLIVDRKVTDTEAYFVDEGQQLPPPLRLWHHKHLITKNGSGAIIHDIITYSTGHRALDLLLYPFMKAAFGMRGPVYRREFGKV, from the coding sequence ATGCAGCTCCATCTCAGAACGTATGTCGGCCAGGATTACCTTCAGGTGTTCAACGCCTTTGATGAGCAGCTGTTCCGTAAGCTGTCACCGCCCTACCCGAAGCTAAAGCTGCTGCGTTTCGATGGCAGCGCGCCCGACGATGTGGTGGATGTGGAGCTGCAGGCGGGTTTCAAGTCCTTCCGCTGGACGAGCCTGATCGTGGACAGAAAAGTAACGGACACGGAAGCCTACTTTGTAGATGAAGGGCAGCAACTGCCTCCTCCCTTGCGGCTGTGGCACCACAAGCACCTGATTACCAAAAACGGCAGCGGGGCGATCATTCACGACATTATTACCTACAGCACCGGGCACAGGGCCTTAGACCTGCTGCTCTACCCGTTCATGAAAGCTGCTTTCGGCATGCGCGGGCCGGTGTACCGGCGGGAGTTCGGGAAAGTATAA
- the rbfA gene encoding 30S ribosome-binding factor RbfA: protein MESKRQQKFSRLIQKELAEIFQREVPHLFGGAYISVSVVRVSPDLGVAKVYMSVMMAQNNESVLQEVRANSKTIRHLLAQRIKNQARIIPELIFYLDDTAEYAAKIDKLFDNLEIPPAGEDDEDEATYPNK from the coding sequence ATGGAAAGTAAAAGACAACAGAAATTTTCGCGCCTGATTCAGAAAGAACTGGCGGAGATCTTCCAACGGGAGGTCCCGCACTTGTTTGGAGGCGCTTACATATCCGTGAGTGTGGTGCGCGTGTCCCCTGATTTGGGCGTGGCCAAAGTATACATGAGCGTGATGATGGCACAGAACAATGAGAGCGTGCTGCAGGAGGTGCGTGCCAACTCCAAAACTATCCGCCACTTGCTGGCGCAGCGCATTAAGAACCAGGCCCGCATTATCCCGGAGCTGATCTTCTACCTGGATGACACGGCCGAGTACGCCGCCAAAATCGATAAACTGTTTGATAACCTGGAGATCCCGCCGGCTGGTGAAGACGACGAGGACGAGGCAACATACCCTAACAAGTAG
- a CDS encoding class I SAM-dependent methyltransferase: MQYDPIKRVLGNAFNKTPFLRRVFYNMLDLLLLRAWHVHKELREWAANRRGEEQHILDAGAGFGQYTYYLSGMSSKWNILAVDVKEEQVSDCNRFMRAIGRYNVLFKIADLVKFRQPESYDLILSVDVMEHILEDVEVFQNFHASLRPGGMLLISTPSDQGGSDVHGDDETSFIEEHVRDGYNIKEIEDKLKLAGFSKVQARYSYGKPGQISWRLSMKYPLLMLNASKAFFVLLPFYYLVTFPFSLVLNWRDVNGSHPSGTGLIVKAWK; encoded by the coding sequence ATGCAGTACGATCCTATAAAGCGGGTGCTTGGCAACGCCTTTAACAAGACCCCTTTTCTGCGCCGCGTTTTCTACAACATGCTGGACCTGCTGTTGCTGCGTGCCTGGCACGTGCACAAAGAGCTCCGGGAGTGGGCCGCCAACCGGCGCGGAGAGGAGCAGCATATCCTGGATGCAGGCGCCGGCTTTGGCCAGTACACCTACTACCTCTCGGGCATGAGCAGCAAGTGGAACATTCTGGCTGTGGATGTGAAGGAGGAGCAGGTATCCGACTGCAATCGCTTTATGCGTGCCATTGGCCGCTACAATGTGCTGTTTAAAATCGCTGACCTTGTAAAGTTCCGCCAGCCCGAGAGCTACGACCTGATACTGTCGGTGGATGTGATGGAGCACATACTGGAGGATGTGGAGGTGTTTCAGAACTTCCACGCTTCGCTGCGCCCGGGTGGCATGCTGCTGATCTCTACCCCCTCCGACCAGGGCGGCTCCGACGTGCACGGCGATGACGAAACCTCTTTTATCGAGGAGCACGTACGCGATGGCTACAACATCAAAGAGATTGAAGACAAGCTCAAACTGGCCGGCTTTAGCAAGGTGCAGGCGCGTTACTCCTATGGCAAGCCGGGGCAGATTTCCTGGCGCCTGTCCATGAAGTACCCGCTGCTGATGCTGAACGCGTCCAAGGCTTTCTTTGTGCTGCTGCCGTTCTACTACCTGGTTACTTTTCCGTTTAGCCTGGTGCTGAACTGGAGAGATGTGAACGGGAGCCACCCGTCCGGCACCGGCCTGATTGTAAAGGCCTGGAAATAG
- a CDS encoding ABC transporter permease produces the protein MNVPFLIAKRYFFSRKKRNIISIISNIAMIGVAVGSAALIIVLSVFNGLEDLIRELYSSFDPDLKVTAAEGKSFETDTEFMNRIRHTPGVAVVSEVIEDNALLRYNDRQMVVKMKGVSENFFEQNEIDSAVVEGSSDLYMKNAYRALVGRGVQYQLSIHPSNQFVPLQFLYPRNVKFNPLNPEGSFNNLNILPGGIFAIERQYDDAYVFVPLNFAEELLEYGRRRTALELKVERGFKVEQVKKALQQMLGEGFKVQNSDEQHTSLLRAVKVEKLFVFITFAFILGIASLNIFFSLSMLVIDKKKDIAILASMGATAKTIRNIFLLEGALVACIGAAYGLTLGMLICNLQQTFGLVSMGMATSVVEAYPVKMEIEDFVLTGLAIIIITLLVSIRPANKAAALSVTENI, from the coding sequence ATGAACGTCCCTTTTCTGATAGCGAAGCGGTATTTCTTCTCCAGAAAGAAGAGGAACATCATCAGTATTATCTCTAATATCGCGATGATCGGCGTTGCCGTTGGTTCGGCGGCCCTTATCATTGTGCTGTCTGTTTTCAACGGGTTGGAGGATCTTATACGTGAGCTTTACTCCAGCTTTGACCCGGACCTGAAGGTCACCGCCGCCGAGGGCAAATCCTTCGAGACCGATACCGAGTTTATGAACCGCATCCGGCACACGCCGGGCGTAGCCGTGGTGTCGGAGGTGATAGAGGATAACGCCCTGCTGCGCTACAACGACCGGCAGATGGTGGTGAAGATGAAAGGCGTGAGCGAGAACTTCTTTGAGCAGAACGAGATCGACTCGGCTGTAGTGGAAGGCAGCAGCGACCTGTACATGAAGAACGCGTACCGGGCCCTGGTGGGGCGCGGCGTGCAGTATCAGCTGTCGATTCACCCCTCCAACCAGTTTGTGCCGCTGCAGTTTCTGTACCCGCGCAACGTTAAGTTTAACCCGCTCAACCCAGAGGGCTCCTTTAACAACCTGAACATCCTGCCCGGCGGTATCTTTGCCATAGAGCGCCAGTACGACGATGCCTACGTTTTTGTGCCGCTCAACTTTGCCGAAGAGCTACTGGAGTACGGCCGCCGGCGCACCGCCCTGGAGCTAAAGGTAGAGCGCGGCTTTAAGGTGGAGCAGGTAAAGAAAGCGCTGCAGCAAATGCTGGGCGAGGGCTTTAAGGTGCAGAACTCCGACGAGCAGCACACCAGCCTGCTGCGGGCCGTGAAGGTGGAGAAGCTGTTCGTGTTCATCACCTTTGCCTTTATACTGGGCATCGCCTCCCTCAACATCTTCTTCTCGCTCTCCATGCTCGTGATCGATAAGAAAAAGGACATAGCCATCCTGGCCTCCATGGGGGCCACGGCGAAGACCATCCGGAACATTTTTCTACTGGAGGGGGCCCTGGTGGCCTGTATCGGGGCTGCCTATGGCCTTACGCTGGGGATGCTCATCTGCAACCTACAGCAGACCTTCGGGTTGGTAAGTATGGGCATGGCCACGTCTGTGGTGGAGGCGTACCCGGTAAAGATGGAAATAGAGGATTTTGTGCTCACCGGCCTGGCCATCATCATCATTACACTGCTGGTTTCTATCCGGCCGGCAAACAAAGCGGCAGCCCTGTCGGTAACAGAAAATATCTAG
- the crtD gene encoding 1-hydroxycarotenoid 3,4-desaturase CrtD yields the protein MAKAVIIGAGIGGIATAVRLAVKGYSVTVLEANDTFGGKMQEFWLGGYRFDAGPSLFTLPHLVDELFTLAGRNPKEYFTYTRLDPITHYFWPDGSRVKAYADAAQFATEAAQQLGVPRKAVQEALEKSSRLYKGTADTFLHKSLHRLQTYLSPDVLKAMGCLTDLGLTTTMHEANAKQFSDPRFVQLLDRFATYNGSDPYQAPGTLNIIPHLEHNLGAFYPKGGIYAIAASLVRLAEELGVVFRYQEPVLRITTENGKATGVETNSGSYQADVVVSNMDVVPTYRKLLPNQPAPEKTLQQPRSSSALIFYWGIKRDFPQLHVHNIFFSQDYKAEFEHIFKYKTVSQDPTVYVNITSKAAPGDAPAGSENWFVMVNVPHNQGQDWEELTAKTRQAVLQKLSRMLQTDIKELIEEEQVLDPLLIEGRTSSFGGALYGSSSNNRMAAFLRHPNFSARLKGLYFCGGSVHPGGGIPLCLLSAKIVGELTPAVVPSPAKPPKSHA from the coding sequence ATGGCAAAAGCAGTCATCATTGGGGCCGGAATCGGAGGCATTGCCACAGCGGTGCGGTTAGCCGTAAAAGGCTACAGCGTAACGGTGCTGGAGGCGAACGATACCTTCGGCGGCAAAATGCAGGAATTTTGGCTGGGCGGATACCGGTTTGATGCGGGCCCCTCGCTGTTCACGCTGCCGCACCTGGTGGATGAGCTGTTTACGCTGGCCGGCCGTAACCCAAAGGAGTATTTTACCTACACCCGCCTCGACCCGATTACGCATTATTTCTGGCCCGACGGCAGCCGGGTAAAAGCCTACGCCGATGCCGCACAGTTTGCCACGGAGGCGGCGCAGCAACTGGGCGTGCCCCGGAAGGCTGTGCAGGAAGCGCTGGAGAAGAGCAGCAGGCTGTACAAAGGCACGGCAGACACCTTTCTGCACAAATCGCTGCACCGGCTGCAGACTTACCTGAGCCCGGATGTGCTGAAGGCAATGGGCTGCCTCACCGACCTTGGCCTCACGACTACCATGCACGAGGCCAACGCCAAGCAGTTCTCAGACCCGCGCTTCGTGCAGCTGCTGGACCGGTTTGCCACCTACAACGGCTCAGACCCTTACCAGGCACCGGGAACGCTCAACATCATTCCACACCTGGAGCACAACCTGGGTGCCTTTTACCCAAAAGGCGGCATCTATGCCATTGCAGCCAGCCTGGTACGGCTGGCAGAAGAACTGGGGGTGGTGTTCAGGTATCAAGAGCCGGTATTACGCATAACCACAGAAAACGGAAAGGCAACAGGAGTAGAAACCAACAGCGGCTCCTACCAGGCGGATGTGGTGGTGAGCAACATGGATGTGGTGCCGACTTACCGGAAGCTCCTGCCCAACCAGCCGGCCCCGGAGAAAACACTGCAGCAACCCCGCTCCAGCTCCGCCCTGATCTTCTACTGGGGCATTAAGCGTGACTTCCCTCAGCTGCATGTGCACAACATCTTCTTCAGCCAGGACTACAAAGCCGAGTTTGAGCACATCTTTAAGTATAAAACCGTTAGCCAAGACCCGACTGTGTACGTTAACATAACCTCTAAAGCAGCGCCCGGAGATGCACCTGCCGGAAGCGAGAACTGGTTTGTGATGGTGAACGTGCCGCATAACCAGGGGCAGGACTGGGAGGAGCTAACGGCAAAAACGCGGCAGGCGGTGCTGCAAAAGCTAAGCCGCATGCTGCAGACCGATATAAAGGAGCTGATTGAGGAAGAGCAGGTGCTGGACCCGCTGCTGATCGAAGGCCGCACCTCGTCGTTTGGCGGCGCCCTGTACGGTAGCAGCTCGAACAACCGCATGGCCGCTTTTCTGCGCCACCCGAACTTCAGCGCCAGGCTCAAAGGCCTGTACTTTTGCGGCGGCAGTGTGCACCCGGGGGGAGGCATTCCGCTGTGCCTGCTATCCGCCAAAATCGTGGGTGAGCTGACGCCGGCCGTTGTACCCTCTCCCGCTAAACCCCCAAAAAGCCATGCCTGA
- a CDS encoding DEAD/DEAH box helicase: MKVSTTQPFQVIYSLFEHEYLGYLFESFVVQVNSKGQLTLQHQNISAKNADEFSSRLNAEDFKLIQLIDQVQQDAVLKRFSPKKVSPVDFFLKVYDPEKGDKALQETISHYIQCRMGKILELLRHDKKTYIMGKDGEPTWKRISIAPERATVLFHFMRNTDNTHYFPTIRYAGQKLDFQYKNAALVCYEPAWLMLNDVVYSFEKNVDGKKLQPFLNKRFIVVPRSVEENYYRKFVAPLVEQFDVRPKGFAINDEKYEPTPYLTFSEVAAAEASAAKVNGNGDGRAERGSGLSSKILFDLSFKYGDYMVQAQEAKRVSVSMEKTQDSYIFHKLIRDANHEKEFVKELNNRALEVRNGQAVLEKSEAFSWLNSNLQGLEEKGFTVQQSVRSGKNYFIGEITLDVGITEKNDWFDIYGTVRFGEFSVPFIRLKNHILTKNNEFLLPNGQVAIIPEEWFTQYIELFAFSEGEEHLTLKKHHMALVNDLQNGNLATVTMTRKLEKLREFETIEDQPLPAGFMGELRPYQKAGYNWLHFVQNYKFGGCLADDMGLGKTVQTLAMLQHRKENGAESASLLVMPTSLVYNWVNEAQKFTPNLRILNYTGTYRDKNVELFSNYDVVLTSYGIVRLDAELLKTYYFDYIILDESQAIKNPDSNTSRSVRSLKSRHRLILTGTPVENSTMDLWSQMSFINPGLLGNQHFFRNEFLKPIEKEKDEQKTRRLHALIKPFILRRHKSQVAKELPEKIEHTTFCKMTEEQEHAYEETKSYYRNKILTSLEENGPGNTQFMLLQGLTKLRQIANHPLMTDAGYEGESGKLKEVLRMTKNVVGKGHKVLIFSQFVKHLEIIRKALDEKGITYTYLDGNTKNRHEQVERFQADESIRVFLISLKAGGVGLNLTAADYVFILDPWWNPAVEAQAVDRAHRIGQQNTVFTYKFITKDTVEEKILALQNRKIQLVTDLISTDETIIKSLTKEDIDSLLS, translated from the coding sequence ATGAAAGTTTCTACCACGCAGCCTTTTCAGGTAATCTATTCGCTCTTTGAGCACGAATACCTGGGTTATCTGTTCGAGTCCTTTGTGGTACAGGTAAATTCTAAGGGCCAGCTTACGCTGCAGCATCAGAATATCTCGGCCAAGAACGCCGATGAGTTCTCATCACGCCTCAATGCAGAGGATTTCAAGCTTATTCAGTTGATAGATCAGGTGCAGCAGGACGCTGTGCTGAAGCGCTTCTCTCCCAAGAAAGTGTCGCCTGTGGACTTCTTCCTGAAGGTGTACGACCCGGAAAAGGGCGATAAAGCGCTGCAGGAAACCATCAGCCACTACATCCAGTGCCGCATGGGCAAGATTCTGGAGCTGCTGCGCCACGACAAGAAGACCTACATCATGGGCAAGGACGGTGAGCCAACCTGGAAGCGGATCAGCATTGCGCCGGAGCGGGCCACGGTGCTGTTTCACTTCATGCGCAACACCGATAACACCCACTACTTCCCGACCATAAGGTATGCCGGCCAAAAGCTGGACTTTCAGTATAAGAATGCCGCCCTGGTGTGCTACGAGCCTGCCTGGCTGATGCTGAACGACGTGGTTTACAGCTTTGAGAAGAACGTAGACGGCAAAAAGCTGCAGCCGTTCCTGAACAAGCGCTTTATCGTGGTGCCGCGCTCCGTGGAGGAAAACTACTACCGCAAGTTCGTCGCGCCGCTGGTAGAGCAGTTCGATGTGCGCCCGAAAGGCTTCGCCATCAATGATGAGAAGTATGAGCCAACCCCGTACCTGACCTTTTCAGAGGTTGCTGCCGCAGAGGCCTCCGCTGCTAAGGTGAACGGAAACGGTGATGGGCGGGCAGAGCGAGGCAGCGGGCTGAGCAGCAAGATCCTGTTCGACCTGTCGTTTAAGTACGGCGACTACATGGTGCAGGCGCAGGAGGCAAAACGCGTTAGCGTGAGTATGGAAAAAACGCAGGATTCCTACATCTTCCATAAGCTGATCCGGGACGCCAACCACGAAAAGGAGTTTGTGAAGGAGCTGAACAACCGTGCGCTGGAGGTAAGGAACGGGCAGGCGGTGCTGGAGAAGAGCGAAGCCTTCTCGTGGCTCAACAGCAACCTGCAGGGGCTGGAGGAGAAGGGCTTTACCGTGCAGCAGAGCGTGCGGAGCGGTAAAAACTATTTTATAGGTGAGATTACCCTGGATGTGGGGATCACCGAAAAGAACGACTGGTTCGACATATACGGCACCGTGCGCTTCGGTGAGTTCTCTGTGCCTTTTATCAGGCTGAAGAACCACATCCTGACAAAGAATAACGAGTTTCTGTTGCCTAACGGGCAGGTGGCGATAATCCCGGAGGAGTGGTTTACACAGTACATTGAGCTGTTTGCCTTTTCGGAGGGCGAGGAGCACCTGACGCTGAAAAAGCACCACATGGCGCTGGTAAACGACCTGCAGAACGGCAACCTCGCCACCGTGACCATGACGCGAAAGCTGGAGAAGCTGCGCGAGTTCGAAACCATAGAAGACCAGCCTTTGCCGGCGGGTTTTATGGGGGAGCTGCGGCCGTATCAGAAAGCAGGGTACAACTGGCTGCACTTTGTGCAGAACTACAAGTTCGGCGGCTGCCTGGCCGATGACATGGGCCTGGGGAAAACAGTGCAGACGCTGGCGATGCTCCAGCACCGGAAGGAGAACGGCGCGGAGTCGGCTTCGCTGCTGGTAATGCCGACCTCGCTGGTGTACAACTGGGTGAATGAGGCCCAGAAGTTTACGCCCAACCTGCGCATCCTGAACTACACCGGCACGTACCGGGATAAAAACGTGGAGCTGTTCAGCAACTATGATGTGGTCCTGACCTCGTACGGCATTGTGCGCCTGGATGCGGAGCTGCTGAAAACCTACTATTTCGACTATATTATACTGGACGAGTCGCAGGCGATTAAGAACCCGGACTCCAACACCTCGCGCTCTGTGCGCTCGCTCAAGTCGCGGCACAGGCTTATACTTACCGGCACGCCCGTGGAGAACAGCACCATGGACCTGTGGTCGCAGATGTCGTTTATCAACCCTGGCTTGCTGGGCAACCAGCACTTTTTCCGCAACGAGTTCCTGAAACCGATCGAGAAGGAGAAGGATGAGCAGAAAACGCGCCGGCTGCACGCCCTGATCAAGCCGTTTATACTTCGCAGGCACAAGTCGCAGGTGGCCAAAGAGCTGCCGGAGAAGATTGAGCACACCACCTTCTGCAAAATGACGGAAGAGCAGGAGCATGCCTACGAGGAGACAAAGTCCTACTACCGCAACAAGATCCTGACGAGCCTGGAGGAGAACGGCCCGGGTAACACACAGTTTATGCTCTTGCAGGGCCTGACCAAGCTGCGGCAGATCGCCAACCACCCGTTGATGACCGACGCCGGCTATGAGGGGGAGTCGGGCAAGCTGAAGGAGGTGCTGCGCATGACAAAGAACGTCGTGGGTAAAGGCCATAAAGTTCTAATATTCAGTCAGTTTGTGAAGCATCTGGAGATTATCCGAAAGGCGCTGGATGAAAAGGGGATCACCTATACTTACCTGGACGGGAACACCAAGAACCGTCATGAGCAGGTGGAGCGCTTTCAGGCGGACGAAAGCATACGTGTTTTCCTGATCTCCCTGAAAGCCGGTGGCGTGGGCCTGAACCTGACTGCTGCGGACTACGTGTTTATACTTGACCCATGGTGGAACCCCGCCGTGGAGGCCCAGGCCGTGGACCGTGCGCACCGCATCGGGCAGCAGAATACCGTATTCACCTACAAGTTCATCACCAAGGACACTGTAGAGGAAAAGATACTGGCCCTGCAGAACCGTAAGATTCAGCTCGTCACAGATCTGATCAGCACCGACGAAACCATTATCAAGAGCCTGACGAAAGAGGATATCGACAGCCTGTTGAGCTAA
- the prfA gene encoding peptide chain release factor 1 — MLDKLEAINQRFEEVSQLLIQPDVASDMKKFKALNKEYKDLDKIVVEYKKYLNILSNIDNAKQVIATEKDEDFREMAKEELDELLPQREEMEETLKELLIPKDPNDSKDIIMEIRAGAGGDEASIFAGDLYRMYSRFAEKMGWRMELMDATEGTSGGYKEIIVGVSGEDVYGKLKFESGVHRVQRVPATETQGRIHTSVASVVVLPEAEEFDVEIDMNDIRKDLFCSSGPGGQSVNTTYSAVRLTHIPTGIVAQCQDQKSQLKNYDKALAVLRSRIFEVELAKKQEVEGAQRKSMVGGGDRSDKIRTYNYPQGRVTDHRIGYTVYNLPNVMDGGIEDFVEQLRIAENAERLKEGATAE; from the coding sequence ATGTTAGATAAGTTAGAAGCCATTAATCAGCGTTTTGAGGAAGTAAGCCAGTTGCTTATCCAGCCTGATGTGGCCAGCGACATGAAGAAATTCAAGGCGCTGAACAAAGAATACAAAGATCTGGACAAGATCGTAGTAGAATATAAAAAGTACCTGAACATCCTGAGCAACATCGACAACGCCAAGCAGGTGATCGCCACTGAGAAGGATGAAGACTTCAGGGAGATGGCGAAAGAGGAGCTCGACGAGCTGTTGCCGCAGCGCGAGGAAATGGAGGAGACCCTGAAAGAGCTGCTGATCCCGAAAGACCCGAACGACAGCAAGGACATCATCATGGAAATCCGTGCCGGAGCCGGTGGCGACGAGGCCTCTATCTTTGCCGGAGACCTGTACCGCATGTACAGCCGCTTTGCCGAGAAAATGGGCTGGCGCATGGAGCTGATGGATGCCACAGAAGGTACCTCCGGAGGCTACAAAGAGATTATCGTGGGCGTGTCTGGCGAGGATGTGTACGGCAAGCTGAAGTTTGAGTCGGGTGTGCACCGCGTGCAGCGCGTGCCGGCCACTGAAACGCAGGGCCGTATCCATACATCGGTGGCCTCGGTTGTGGTGCTGCCAGAGGCGGAGGAGTTTGACGTAGAGATCGACATGAACGATATTCGTAAAGACCTCTTCTGTTCTTCCGGCCCGGGTGGTCAGTCGGTAAACACCACCTACTCTGCCGTTCGCCTGACGCACATCCCAACCGGTATCGTGGCCCAGTGCCAGGACCAGAAGTCGCAGCTAAAGAACTATGACAAAGCCTTGGCTGTACTTCGCTCGCGTATCTTTGAGGTGGAGCTGGCCAAGAAGCAGGAAGTCGAAGGTGCCCAGCGTAAGTCTATGGTAGGCGGCGGCGACCGCTCCGATAAAATCCGGACTTACAACTATCCGCAGGGCCGCGTAACAGACCACCGCATTGGCTACACGGTTTACAACCTGCCAAACGTGATGGACGGCGGCATCGAAGACTTCGTAGAGCAGCTTCGTATCGCCGAGAACGCCGAAAGATTGAAAGAAGGCGCTACAGCGGAATAA
- a CDS encoding carotenoid biosynthesis protein, which translates to MPDTKAALALAPTARKYGRYALPLAVAILVIFHAVGFWGMLFSGRPEYFQRLTPMNLLLTNALLFAFHRRWNAAFILFAVVVFATGFFAEVLGVHTGLLFGSYAYGEALGAKVWEVPLLIGLNWLMLVYTTGHISNYTSLPWPVKAVFGAVLMVVLDYFMEPVATVLDFWSWQGGHIPLSNFLGWFGVALVLHVYFQRAPVYKQNPLAPYVYLVQLLFFVSIFCLL; encoded by the coding sequence ATGCCTGATACCAAAGCTGCCCTTGCACTTGCGCCCACTGCCCGAAAGTACGGCCGGTACGCCCTGCCGCTGGCCGTGGCGATACTTGTCATCTTCCATGCGGTTGGTTTCTGGGGCATGTTGTTTAGCGGCAGGCCCGAGTACTTTCAGCGGCTCACCCCCATGAACCTGCTGCTCACCAATGCGCTGCTCTTCGCGTTCCACCGCCGCTGGAACGCGGCCTTTATACTGTTTGCCGTGGTAGTGTTTGCCACAGGGTTCTTTGCAGAGGTGCTGGGGGTGCATACGGGCCTGCTCTTCGGCAGCTATGCCTATGGCGAGGCGTTGGGTGCCAAGGTGTGGGAGGTGCCACTGCTGATAGGGCTAAACTGGCTGATGCTGGTCTACACCACCGGCCACATCAGCAACTATACCTCTTTGCCCTGGCCTGTAAAAGCCGTGTTCGGGGCTGTGCTTATGGTGGTGCTCGATTATTTTATGGAGCCTGTCGCCACGGTGCTGGACTTCTGGAGCTGGCAGGGCGGCCATATCCCCCTGTCCAATTTCCTGGGTTGGTTCGGCGTGGCGCTGGTGCTGCATGTGTACTTCCAGCGGGCGCCTGTTTACAAGCAAAACCCCTTGGCACCCTATGTTTACCTGGTGCAGCTCCTCTTCTTTGTGAGCATCTTTTGCCTGTTATAA
- a CDS encoding DUF6952 family protein has product MKIPAIKKLVENHSLQELMAAEEAIVDEQQPAIEVGGDDEGEQLTHVLAAVWILNEMEDNGTDFKSALRMYTQKVRVSIS; this is encoded by the coding sequence ATGAAGATACCTGCAATAAAAAAGCTTGTAGAGAACCACTCGCTCCAGGAACTTATGGCCGCCGAGGAGGCCATCGTGGACGAGCAGCAGCCTGCCATTGAGGTAGGCGGTGATGACGAAGGAGAGCAGCTGACGCACGTACTGGCCGCCGTTTGGATTCTGAACGAGATGGAGGACAACGGCACGGACTTCAAGAGCGCCCTGCGCATGTATACTCAGAAAGTGCGCGTGTCCATCAGCTAA